The genomic segment CTGTGAGGCCGCCTGTATCGCCAGCCACACCACCTTTTTCACTGCGTCGTCGGTCGGGAACACTTTGCGCTTTTTGATAGCATGCCGGATCACGCTGTTTAACGACTCGATGGCGTTGGTCGTGTAGATCACCTTGCGGATGTCCGTTGGGTAGGCAAAGAACGTGGCCAGATTGGCCCAGTTTGCCTGCCAGCTTCGACTTATTTGCGGGTAGCGGATGTCCCAGGCACTGGAGAACGCTTCCAGCGCCTGCAAGCCGGCTTCTTCCGTAGGGGCCTGATAGATAGCTTTCAGGTCGCGGGTGACGGCCTTGTAGTCCTTCCAGGAGACGAACCGCAGGCTGTTGCGCACCATATGCACGATACACAGCTGGAGCCGCGCCTCCGGATACACCGCGTTAATAGCGTCAGGGAAACCTTTCAGCCCGTCTACGCAGGCGATAAGGATATCGTTCAGGCCGCGGTTTTTCAGCTCTGTCAGCACGTTCAGCCAGAACTTTGCGCCTTCATTTTCGGCCAGCCACATACCTAGCAACTCTTTCTGGCCTTCGATGTTGATGCCCAGCGCCAGGAACACAGATTTGTTGATGATGCGGCTGTCCTGCCGGACTTTTAGAACGATACAGTCAAGATAAACAATGGGATAGACTGCATCCAGAGGCCGGTTTTGCCATTCAACAACCTGCTCCATGACCGCATCGGTGACCTTTGAGACCAGCGCCGGCGAGACATCGGCGTCATACAGCTCTTTGAACGCGGCGGCGATCTCGCGGGTGGTCATCCCTTTGGCGTACAACGATAAAATCTGATTATCCATCCCGGTAATCCGGGTCTGGTTCTTCTTCACCAGTTGCGGTTCAAAGGAACCGTCACGATCGCGCGGAGTACGCAGCGCCAGCGGGCCATCGCCAGTGGTAACGGTTTTTGTGGAATAGCCGTTGCGGGCGTTGGTCCCCGGTTTAGGCTGATTTTTATCGTAGCCGAGGTGATGGGTCATTTCGGCATTGAGAGCTGCTTCGACGCTGATTTTTTTCAGCAGCCGATCGAAGTGACTGAGATCTTCAGGGGTTTTGAGATTTTTGGCTAGTTCGTTAGCCAGAGCCTGCAACTGTTTTTCGTCCATAAATTAACCTGTTTTTGATGTTGGATTGAACATATCAAAATCAGGCAAATACACAAATTTCTAAACAGGCTCGAGCACCATTGGCGCACCAGTTCGACAATGTGCGCGATTAAGCCGGCGCGAACCGCCGGTGAGGACACTGGTGCCTAATTTTACCACCAGGGTCTGGCTGCTGTTCATAACGATATCTGCCGTTAAGGATGTTGATTGACTTAATGGTTGCCTGCCGCCGAGGGGGTTCAAGCGCTATGCCAGCCAGCATAGCGCGAAACGAATGAGAAAGCAGGAGCGGAAAATCAGGCGGTTAGGCTGAATGGCTGTTCTTTAAACGCGTCGGCAGGCTCCAGCTTCATATTCATCGTTGCGATATAGGCGCGCAGTCGGGTATGAAAGGCGCGCAGTGAACTCTCCAATTTATCGATGACTTCCTGGTCGCTGAATTCGCTCTCGGTCCACTTGCCTTCTTTGTCAAATTTACCCAGATGGTACGTATAAGTATAACGCTTCGCTTCCGCTTCCAAATTGATCCACCAGCCCCAAAACTCACGTTTCTCAGGCGCAGGCTGCATGTTGATGCAAACGGCGAGACAGTCGAAGAAAAAATGGTTGTCGCTGCACTGACCTTCACGGATATACGGGCCGAGGGCGGTAAAGCCTTTCAACACTTTGCCCCGGGGATGTCCACTCACTAACGCCATGCTATAACCTCACTTTGCTTATTGTTCACCTTAAAGAGCAAACAAACGATAGTGCTATATTAATGTTTCAAATTGTTTTCAGCCAGCGGCTGATCTCCGCGAGCGACAGATGGAAATTGCGGTACAGCGGCGATTCCTTAATCGGCAACAGCTTTCCCGCCCGCGAAGAGGAGACAATCAGCTGCGCCTCGGCCGGCGGGCTAAAGGGGTCGTCGGGCCAGCAGCCCGCCAGAATCGGCGTGGGACAACTGCGGCCGAGCAGGCCCTGCACTTTAAGGGAGTAACTATTAAGCTCGGTTTTCAACGCGCCATCAGCGACCCCCGCCATGCCGATGCGGCTCGCCAGCACATCGAGATACATGTTCGGCGCCCTAGCCTGGCGTTC from the Candidatus Sodalis pierantonius str. SOPE genome contains:
- the crl gene encoding sigma factor-binding protein Crl, which codes for MALVSGHPRGKVLKGFTALGPYIREGQCSDNHFFFDCLAVCINMQPAPEKREFWGWWINLEAEAKRYTYTYHLGKFDKEGKWTESEFSDQEVIDKLESSLRAFHTRLRAYIATMNMKLEPADAFKEQPFSLTA
- a CDS encoding IS256-like element ISSoEn2 family transposase, which produces MDEKQLQALANELAKNLKTPEDLSHFDRLLKKISVEAALNAEMTHHLGYDKNQPKPGTNARNGYSTKTVTTGDGPLALRTPRDRDGSFEPQLVKKNQTRITGMDNQILSLYAKGMTTREIAAAFKELYDADVSPALVSKVTDAVMEQVVEWQNRPLDAVYPIVYLDCIVLKVRQDSRIINKSVFLALGINIEGQKELLGMWLAENEGAKFWLNVLTELKNRGLNDILIACVDGLKGFPDAINAVYPEARLQLCIVHMVRNSLRFVSWKDYKAVTRDLKAIYQAPTEEAGLQALEAFSSAWDIRYPQISRSWQANWANLATFFAYPTDIRKVIYTTNAIESLNSVIRHAIKKRKVFPTDDAVKKVVWLAIQAASQKWTMPLRDWRMAMSRFIIEFGDRLDGHF